A stretch of Halichondria panicea chromosome 1, odHalPani1.1, whole genome shotgun sequence DNA encodes these proteins:
- the LOC135352080 gene encoding serine/threonine-protein kinase TAO3-like isoform X1 translates to MFSLRDDADLREFVLENVEHFGEERVLGTGSYGSVQEVMINGEVYAAKKIHEVLLETDERGGVANLAGNYRRECRLMARIRHPNITQFIGLCFVTGSRLPLLVMERLDSSLDDLLESTPNIPLSVTQYILVCVARGLLHLHRESVVHRDLTARNVLLTSSLRAKITDFGNSRIVNLEPGRLARTLTRFPGTLVYMPPEALSDRGHSVYGPSLDVFSFGVLQLFALTQVFPGDLLAPTYSDPNNPDHLLARSEFERRGPYTALLERSLAGGREHPLFGLVRECLANTPERRPTTAELLSSLEEVGREMDGGLLLLDIARVKTARTLRAKEKRIEALQREVVQKDRILERKDEQLTEKDALLAQKDDQLDQKDGLLVQKDELLVQKDEEVADKDTQLARQQQILNSVCATKDGMIADKDRQLSEQESRIADLISQREAALVERAALLQAHREQIKHKDAELVRRDAIIQQQRQGPPPRELRPPLTLKWRRRKNMPIKMGDLVQSVVIGDTVYVGGGIADNDCDKCTVMKLEQDQWTKLPEYTDKYFAMTSLANRLVLVGGRDPRNTKHTNQLAVFESGEWTHPYPPMNIARHSSTAVYFNNHIIVAGGEDDKRLTSTVEVLDVASRRWYIAQSLPNPQSELKSTLIGNTLYLMGGWDQTGGATKTVHHVDLNELIAKALSNRNTPTLWQTLQEVPLVRSAPLSIGRSLLAVGGCDDRDNPSSSIHLYQPDTRRWVKVGNLPTARYFCTCSVLPSGEAIVAGGRTKFSFIQTVDFFSISANC, encoded by the exons ATGTTTTCTTTGCGAGATGATGCTGACTTGAGGGAGTTTGTGCTGGAGAATGTGGAGCACTTTGGAGAGGAGAGAGTTCTAGGAACTGGCTCCTATGGCTCTGTTCAAGAg gtgaTGATCAATGGTGAGGTGTATGCAGCCAAGAAGATCCACGAGGTTCTCCTGGAGACGGACGAGCGTGGTGGAGTGGCCAACCTAGCTGGGAACTACCGCCGAGAGTGTCGACTCATGGCTCGCATCCGTCACCCCAACATCACCCAGTTCATTGGGCTGTGTTTCGTGACTGGCTCTCGACTGCCCCTCCTGGTCATGGAGAGGCTGGACTCAAGTCTGGACGATCTCCTAGAGTCCACCCCCaacatccccctctctgttACCCAGTACATTCTGGTCTGTGTGGCTCGAGGGCTGCTCCACCTGCATCGTGAGTCCGTGGTCCATCGTGATCTCACTGCCAGGAACGTCCTGCTGACGTCATCTCTGAGAGCCAAGATCACAGACTTTGGTAACTCTCGTATCGTGAATCTGGAGCCTGGTCGACTGGCCAGGACTCTGACGAGGTTTCCTGGGACACTGGTGTACATGCCGCCCGAGGCCCTCTCTGACAGAGGTCACAGTGTGTACGGACCCAGTCTGGACGTCTTCTCTTTCGGAGTGCTGCAATTGTTTGCTCTCACACAA GTGTTTCCAGGAGATCTCCTTGCCCCCACGTACAGCGACCCTAACAACCCAGAccacctcctggctcgctcagagtttgagcgtCGAGGTCCCTACACGGCTCTCCTTGAGAGGAGTCTGGCGGGTGGACGTGAGCACCCTCTGTTTGGTCTggtgagggagtgtctggCCAACACCCCAGAGAGAAGACCAACCACCGCTGAGCTCCTTTcgtctctggaggaggtggggaggGAGATGGACGGAGGACTGCTCCTGCTGGACATTGCACGAGTGAAGACTGCCAGGACCCTCAGGGCAAAGGAGAAGAGGATAGAGGCTCTACAg agagaggtggtccagaaggacaggatactggagaggaaagatgagcaatTAACTGAGAAAGACGCACTTCTGGCACAAAAAGACGATCAACTGGATCAAAAAGATGGACTTCTGGTACAAAAAGATGAGCTACTTGTTCAAAAAGATGAGGAAGTAGCGGATAAAGATACTCAGCTTGCTAGACAGCAACAG ATATTGAATAGTGTCTGTGCCACCAAAGATGGTATGATTGCTGACAAGGACAGacaactcagtgaacaagagtCAAGGATCGCTGATCTGATTTCCCAGAGAGAGGCTGCTCTAGTTGAGAGGGCCGCTCTCTTACAG gcacacagaGAACAGATtaagcacaaagatgctgagctggtcaggagagacgccatcattcaacagcagagacag ggtccccctcccagagagttgagacctccactcactctgaaatggagaagaagaaaaaacatgccaatcaagatgggtgacttggtacagagtgttgttatcggtgacacggtgtatgttggtggaggcaTTGCAGACAATGATTGTGAcaagtgtacagtgatgaaactcgagcaagatcaatggaccaaactaccagagtataCTGACAAGtacttcgctatgacatcactcgctaatcgactagtgctggtgggaggacgtGATCCAAGAAACACCAAACacaccaatcagcttgcagtgtttgagtcaggggaatggactcacccgtacccaccaatgaacattgctcgccattcctcaacagctgtctacttcaacaaccacatcattgtagctggtggggaGGATGATAAACGACTTACCTCcactgtggaggtgttggacgtggcatcaagaagatggtacattgctcagtcactacctaacccacaatcagaactgaaatcaactctcataggaaataccctctacctaatgggagggtgggaTCAAACTGGGGgggcaaccaagacagtgcaccacgtcgacctcaatgaactcattgcgaaggccctttccaaccggaacacacccactctctggcagaccttacaggaagtaccactcgtgcgatcagctcctctcagtattgggaggtcactattagccgttggtgggtGCGATGACAGAGacaacccaagttcatcgatccacctctaccagcctgacaccaggaggtgggtgaaagtgggaaacctgcctactgcacgatacttctgcacatgctcagtacttcctagtggagaggccattgtagccggaggacggACAAAATTTAGTTTTATTcaaactgttgatttcttctctataagtgctaattgttaa
- the LOC135352110 gene encoding inositol hexakisphosphate and diphosphoinositol-pentakisphosphate kinase 2-like — MEGQRSDTGTDNAEVEEPRIIFKDNQGTGSSCCVHEAEDGLITIGVCAMNKKTLAKPMQNILRRLASHQSIEIQIFSDEVILHQPVDEWPVVDCLVAFYSDGFPLDKAIAYVDLRQPMVVNDLQEQYTLMDRQQVYETLIKNGVEVPKHVVLNRGGAEKEIEIVENDDVIEVGGQVFHKPFVEKPVSAEDHNIYIYFPSDYGGGSQRLFRKTKTSNSAYSKESSVRKDGSYIYEEFLATDGTDVKVHAVGPDYAFADARKSPVFGGTVDRNSNGKETRYPIVLTNEEKLIVKKVCLAFKQTVCGFDLLRANGKSYVCDVNGFSVAKNSEKYYDDCAQILLEMVTAQLAPHLFPRTPPSVEYNTVNTNVSETEMKRYLCDPATMEGKLCCTTSGCVNDCNHANQYCVKMNGLKPCSCERASNRVLLVPRLKLDLTVITDAVALPYATTRHNLQSPKLGTISPII, encoded by the exons ATGGAAGGGCAGCGTTCAGACACAGGTACAGACAACGCTGAGGTCGAGGAGCCTCGCATCATCTTCAAGGACAACCAAGGTACTGGGTCCAGTTGCTGTGTGCATGAAGCTGAGGATGGACTGATCACAATAGGAGTGTGTGCAATGAACAAAAAG ACACTAGCCAAGCCGATGCAGAACATTCTCCGTCGTCTAGCCTCTCATCAGTCTATTGAGATTCAGATCTTCAGTGATGAAGTGATCCTGCACCAGCCAGTGGACGAGTGGCCAGTAGTGGACTGTCTGGTTGCATTCTACTCTGATGGCTTCCCTCTAGACAAGGCCATTGCCTACGTGGACCTGCGTCAGCCCATGGTGGTCAACGACCTTCAGGAGCAGTACACCCTCATggacag ACAACAGGTGTACGAGACCCTCATCAAGAACGGAGTGGAGGTACCCAAACACGTGGTCCTCAACAGGGGCGGTGCTGAAAAGGAAATAG AGATTGTTGAGAATGATGATGTAATTGAAGTAGGTGGTCAAGTGTTCCACAAACCGTTTGTTGAGAAGCCAGTCTCTGCTGAGGACCACAATATCTACATCTACTTCCCCTCTGACTATGGTGGAGGATCTCAGAGGCTCTTCAGGAAG ACAAAAACCAGCAACAGTGCCTACTCGAAGGAGAGCTCTGTGCGAAAGGACGGGTCGTACATCTATGAGGAGTTTCTGGCCACTGACGGAACTGACGTCAAAGTTCATGCTGTTGGACCAGATTATGCCTTTGCAGATGCCAGAAAGTCACCG GTATTTGGTGGAACGGTGGACAGAAATTCTAATGGAAAGGAGACTAGGTATCCAATTGTGTTGACCAATGAAGAGAAACTTATCGTAAAGAAAGTATGCCTGGCTTTCAAG CAAACAGTGTGTGGGTTTGACCTCCTGAGGGCCAATGGGAAGAGCTACGTGTGTGACGTCAATGGATTCAGTGTAGCTAAGAACTCTGAGAAGTACTACGATGACTGTGCTCAGATCTTGCTGGAGATGGTGACAGCTCAACTGGCCCCTCATCTCTTCCCTCGTACTCCACCCTCCGTCGAGTATAATACTGTCAACACTAACGT ATCTGAGACAGAAATGAAGAGGTATTTGTGTGACCCTGCTACAATGGAAG GGAAACTTTGCTGTACAACATCTGGGTGTGTGAATGATTGTAACCATGCCAACCAGTACTGTGTAAAGATGAATGGACTGAAACCCTGTAGCTGTGAAAGAGCTTCAAACCGTGTCCTATTAG ttcccaGATTAAAGTTGGATTTAACGGTTATCACGGATGCTGTTGCACTCCCCTATGCCACCACCAGACACAACCTCCAGAGCCCCAAGCTAGGAACCATCTCACCGATTATATAA